The window TGAAGCAGATATAAGAACAATATATTTAACTTTAGAAACCTCTTTAGAAGGAATTAAAAATACTGAGGCTAAGGAGCGACTAGAAAAATTTGGTCCTAATGAAATTTCCAAAGAAAAAGTTATTCCTTGGTATATACAACTTCTCATGGCTTTTTTAAATCCTTTTAACTTTATTCTAGGAACTTTAGCTTTTGTCTCTCTTTTTACAGATGTTATTTTTGCTAAAGAAACTGATCGTTCATGGGTATCTATACTTTTAATTATTACTATGATTTTAATTAGTAGTCTCATTAAATTTATACAAGAGTACCGTTCTAGTAAAACTGCTGAAAAACTTAAAAATCTAATTGTTACTAATGTTACAGTTGTAAGAGGTGGAATTGTTTTAGAAATTGATATTAAGTCTTTAGTTCCAGGAGATATTGTGAAACTTACATCTGGTGATATTATTCCTGGTGATATTAGAATTATATCAAGTAAAGACCTTTTTATAAGTCAATCTGTTTTAACTGGTGAATCTAATCCTGTGGAAAAATATCCAAATTTAAATTCAAAATCTTTATCTATCTCTGACCTTTCCAATATTGTTTTAATGGGAACAAATGTTTTAAGTGGAACTGCAACTGGTGTTGTTTTAGGAACTGGAAGAAATACATTCTTAAACACTATTAGTGAAAGTTTAAAAAATACTAAAAGTGAAACTAGTTTTGAAAAAGGAATTGATGATGTTTCAAAACTTCTGATTAAGTTTATGATTTTTATGGTCCCCATTGTTTTTTTAATAAATGGTTACTTAAAAAACGCCTGGTTTGAATCTCTGCTTTTCAGTTTGTCCATTGCCATTGGACTAACACCAGAAATGCTTCCAATGATTGTAACAGGAAATTTAACTAAAGGAGCTATTGAATTATCAAAAAAGAAAACTATTGTTAAAAAATTAGATTCTATCCATAACTTTGGAGCTATGAATATTCTTTGTACAGATAAAACTGGAACTTTAACTCAAGATAAAGTTAGCGTAGTTAAATATTTAAACTTCACTGGAAAAGATGATGACAACGTTCTTTTTCTTGCTTATCTAAATAGTTTTTTTCAAACAGGACTTAAAAATCTTATGGATAGAGCGATTTTAGAGTTTGAAGAACAGCACTATAACATTAAAAATGACTATAAAAAAATTGATGAGCTTCCATTTGATTTTGAACGTAGAAGAATGTCTGTTATTGTAGAAGATCTTTTAGGAGAAAGAACTATGATAACTAAAGGGGCTATTGAAGAGATGCTTTATATTTCAAACTTTGTAGAGATTGATGGAAAAACTATTCCTATAAATGATGAAATTGAATCTAAAATTAAAGAACTTGTATCTAATTTAAATAATGATGGAATGAGGGTTATTGGAATTGGTAAAAAATTTTTACCAAAAGATAGAGAAATTAACTTTAGCAATAAAGATGAAGAATCATTGATATTTATGGGAATGTTAGGATTTCTAGATCCTCCTAAAGTTGGAGTTGGTGAAACTTTAAAAGCTTTATCTGAATATGGAGTTAATGTAAAAATCCTAACTGGAGATAATGAGCTAGTTACTCAAAAAATTTGTAGAGATATTAATCTTAAAGTGGAAAATTCTATTGATGGTAGCTATATTGAAAGTATTGATGATTTAGAATTGAAAAAACTTTTAAAAGATACAACTATATTTTGCAAACTTTCTCCTTTAGATAAAGCCAGAATTGTTAGGCTTTTAAAAGAGATGGGAAATACTGTAGGCTTTATGGGAGATGGAATAAACGATGCTCCTGCTCTTAGACAATCTGATGTTGGAATCTCTGTTGAAAATGGAATGGATATAGCGAAAGAATCTGCTCAAATTATTCTTTT is drawn from Candidatus Cetobacterium colombiensis and contains these coding sequences:
- the mgtA gene encoding magnesium-translocating P-type ATPase; amino-acid sequence: MYENFDFSETNIKGALKLFSEADIRTIYLTLETSLEGIKNTEAKERLEKFGPNEISKEKVIPWYIQLLMAFLNPFNFILGTLAFVSLFTDVIFAKETDRSWVSILLIITMILISSLIKFIQEYRSSKTAEKLKNLIVTNVTVVRGGIVLEIDIKSLVPGDIVKLTSGDIIPGDIRIISSKDLFISQSVLTGESNPVEKYPNLNSKSLSISDLSNIVLMGTNVLSGTATGVVLGTGRNTFLNTISESLKNTKSETSFEKGIDDVSKLLIKFMIFMVPIVFLINGYLKNAWFESLLFSLSIAIGLTPEMLPMIVTGNLTKGAIELSKKKTIVKKLDSIHNFGAMNILCTDKTGTLTQDKVSVVKYLNFTGKDDDNVLFLAYLNSFFQTGLKNLMDRAILEFEEQHYNIKNDYKKIDELPFDFERRRMSVIVEDLLGERTMITKGAIEEMLYISNFVEIDGKTIPINDEIESKIKELVSNLNNDGMRVIGIGKKFLPKDREINFSNKDEESLIFMGMLGFLDPPKVGVGETLKALSEYGVNVKILTGDNELVTQKICRDINLKVENSIDGSYIESIDDLELKKLLKDTTIFCKLSPLDKARIVRLLKEMGNTVGFMGDGINDAPALRQSDVGISVENGMDIAKESAQIILLEKELSVLLEGVIIGRKIFTNMIKYLKMTASSNFGNVFSVVLASAFLPFLPMLPIQILFQNLLYDISQISIPWDNVDTEDILKPKNWNAESVGKFMICIGPLSSIFDVLTFLLMFYVFKANSFQTESLFHTGWFIESILSQTLIIHLIRTKKIPFIQSNANIKVILLTSVIMIFSLYIPFSKLNGTLGFVPLPISYFIWVILILIGYFFTIIFAKKYFIKKFNTWL